Part of the Mytilus galloprovincialis chromosome 14, xbMytGall1.hap1.1, whole genome shotgun sequence genome is shown below.
aattttggtcatgttgacttatttgtaaatcttactttgctgaacattattgctgtttacagtttatttttatctataataatattgaagatgataaccaaaaacagcaaaatttccttaaaattaccaattcaggggcagcaacccaacaacaggttgtccgattcgtctgaaaatttcagggcagatagatcttgacctgataaacaattttacccccatgtcagatttgctctaaatgctttggtttttgagttgtaagccaaaaactgcattttacccctatgttctatttttagccatggtggccatcttggttggttggccgggtcaccggacacatttttaaactagataccccaaagatgattgtggccaagtttggattaatttggcccagtagttacagaggagaagatttttgtaatagattactaagatttacgaaaaatggttaaaaattgactacaaaggacaataactcttaaaggggtcaactgaccatttcagtcatgttgacttatttgtaaatcttactttgctgaacattattgctgtttacagtttatctctatctataataatattgaagataataaccaaaaaacagcaaaatttccttaaaattaccaattcaggggcagcaacccaacaacaggttgttcgattcatctgaaaatttccggGCAGATaattcttgacctgataaacaatttacccctgtcagatttgctataaatgctttggtttttgagttataagccaaaaactgcattttacccctatggtctatttttagccatggtggccatcttggttggttggtcgggtcacgccacacatttttaaaactagataccccaatgatgattgtggccaagtttggttaaatttgaccaagtagtttcagaggagaagatttttgtaaaagttaacgacgacggacgacgacgacggtggccaagtgatgggaaaagaaaaaaaaaaatctgtagaataAACGGATCAAGATAGCAAAATTGCGCCATCACGAAGAACGAAAAATAACCCATCAGGCCCCTCATAATTtgtgtatttaaatatttctcCACATCCTTAACCAGACAATTAAatctaaattatttaaaaagctcagcAGGCTTCATGTTTTCAATATCAAAATCTAACTTTCTCTATCATTTGcactattttcacatttcttgatcagtttgagaaaaatatttctcttcaCTAGTGACAAATCTGTTCTCTGCAAAAGATTCGTCGATGTTAAGTTGTCTTGGTTTCTTCTCAGTTTTTCCTACATGTATTGTGTAACGTCATGAAAAAAGTCAACCATGCCTCACTCAGAGGTCGTCATTTAGAAAGTGCacaactttcttcaaatcttGGGAAAGGAAGGATATATATCATTGGAGAAaagattccaccactataactTGTGATTTGGGATATTTCTCTTGTCTCgaaagttaaattttaattttttaaaaagctcTGAAAGCCTCacactttaaaaatttaaatttaactgtctagagtggagaaatatcgtatcacacttgCTGCAGTtgtggaatatatatataaaagtctaaaaAGGATTCTACACGTACCACTACAGATATGTCTCCGGTGAAGAAATAGCATAACACTGGAAGATCATGTATATTACAATTACTTGATGTCATGGAAGACTGGTCATTATATATGGATAATAATATATCCTGGGACACATTATATCTCGATTTTGCCAAAGCTTTCGATAAAGTGCCACATAAAAGATTACTAAAGAAACTGTATTCATACGGTATTCGTGGATCTATATTAGAATGGATAACTGACTTTTTAACTGGACGTCGACAACAAGTTGCGGTGAAAGGGGAAAAATCTGAATGGCAAAATGTAATTAGTGGAGTGCCCCAAAGCAGTGTACTTGGACCTGTTCTTTTCATtatattcataaatgatttaCCAGATGTTGTGGAGTCTATAGTAAAAATTTTCGCAGACGATACTAAAATTTATGCACCTACTTCTAAGTCTGATGTCTTACAGAATGATCTAGATGCCCTCTACGATTGGTCCAAGTTATGGGACATGAAATTTAATGtgaacaaatgtaaacaaatccaTTATGGAAGAAATAATCCTGAAAATGTTTATACCATGAACAATATTGATATCATTAAAGATGAACAAGAAAAGGATCTtggaattatttttcaaaatgatcttAAATTTTCTCAACATAtatcaagtaaaataaataaagccAATAGTATACTTGGGCTAATTAACCGAACTTTTATCTTTAAAgatcaatatacatttttaagacTATACGTTGCGTTGGTACGACCACACGTGGAATATGGAAATACAATATGGTATCCGcatttaaagaaagatattaaTGCTGTAGAAAAAGTGCAGATGAGAGCAACTAAATTAATTCCTGATATACGACATTTAAGCTATGAAGACAGATTAAAAGTACTTAAACTACCTTCCCTAACTCACAGAAGGCGAAGAGGTGATATGATACAagctttcaaaatattaaaaggattcgaagatatatcttatgaaagATTTTTTACTGTCATCAGTACAAATACCCGTGGGCATAATTGGAAATTAGCAAAACCTAGATGTAACACTTCTTTTCGATTAAGACATTTCTCACAACGAATTATTAATGATTGGAATAACCTACCAGTTGAagttatttcatcaaaaactgtgGAAGCCTTTAAAATTAGTATAGACCGTCATTGGGAGTCAGTCATGTATCAGTTAAGAAATTGATGAGGACACAAATAGttttctatataactttttaattgtgTGAAATATTGCACCAAATCATGCAGGATTGATGATTGTATCAGTTTTGAAAGTGTACCAAAATAGGGTGGGCTAAAAAGGATAGGATCCTTCCATATGAGCCCCACAACGATCTTACAGGTATCttacacttgttgcagtggtgGAAACTATAACATAGTGGTAATGTGACATCATTTGAATAGTGAATACTGAAAATTTGGTGTTTGTAGCATTAACTGGTAGAAATTACACTTCAGgacatatattcattttaaaatataagaaacaGAATTAGCAATACAAAATTAAAAGGTTTGAGAGGTTATCATAATAAAGTCTAAAAATCTACACTTTAAAACACCGTCTAATACCTCGATACTTGTCTCGAGCTGAAATTTGAGCGTATGTGTATGCAGCACCAATCGATAGTCCTAGAGCTGCGAAATGCTTAAGATAGTTCTTCATTTTGCAATATGCGCTATTATTTAAACTTGATTAAAAGACTTCTTGTCGAAAGTACGACCTCATGACTTTCAGAATTAATCAACACTTTACACAATATTTTCAAGGGACATGCTAAAATACAGCACGCTGTATTAAATAAATCCAGAAAACGATGACGAAGACTGCAAACTGCATGAAAACTGATCATCTTTGAAAGACAATGCTGAATTTCAAGTTCAAAATTGAATCTGACTAGCAACAAAATCTAAAGGTTAACATGTTTTATCAAATAAGGCATACATGTGAAACAAGCACATGTGAATTGGAGCCAAAACATACAACATTAGTTTTTATATAACTGATTATTGATTATACCATTTATCTTATATAAGATGTCaaacattatttgaaaaaatacatgaatatataaataGTTAGATTCCTCCATTCATATGGACCTGGAGAGCATCATtcgtataaatttacaaaagttgggtcctactaaaaagcgccagGGAGTGCCTGGGTGAAGAAAAAGCGCCTGCGGAAAAGAAAAATTGCccgcggaagaaaaaaaaagatgcatGAGGAAGATATATAGATTTTGTATTGGCACGAGAGAACTTTGTGTCGATGAAAGTTTAAAgcacattgttgttttttttaattttatacaagtattttgcaaattcagataatagacaattgtaagggagctaccatttgatttttagggggggggagctaggatgaaaaattttgtcctgcatttttttttagctgtaatctctgtcctgcctttttatttttcactctgttcggtcctgcctttttgtttttagtttatcctgacttttttttacctaaattgtcgtcctgacttttttttttgcaagcgtctcatcctgcctttttttttactcaaaagtcctgtcctgcctattttttcaaatttcatcctagccccccataaaaatcaaatggtagctccctaataaagcacaaaaacaagtacaaatttttcaatttttaacaataatatatatgaaAACTCTTTCGAAAGTGTTTTCtaaaacgatatcaaaatgaaaaatgcaaaaacaacTTATTTTTCACAGATAGATatttttgacatcagaaattatttttcttgaacaaattaatttgtttaaaagtcaatgtgtaataacagaatcaaattgGTAATTGGCAAAATGGACTTCAAGTgtgtttaataaaatacaaaactttaaaaagtgttcaccatccagttgcaaatattagACCTCTACGGGCACAGctgattttttagctcacctggcctgaagggctaagtggttattaccttgaatactataatagatagagataaactgtaaacagcaataatgtacagcaaagttagacctaaaaataagtcaacacgaccaaaatggtcaattgaccccctaaggagttattgcccttcatagtcaatttttaacaattttcataaaattagtagattttcactaacattttccactgaaactactgggtcaagtacattatagatagagataattgtaagcagcaagaatgttgagtaaagtaagatctaaaaagcacatcatcatcaccaaaccacaattttgtcatgaatccatctgtgtcctttgttgaccaaggtgagcgacacaggctctttagagcctctagttcgtgaATCTTAgcaatctattacaaaaatcttctcctctgaaactactgggccaaattaatccaaacttggccacaatactctttggggtatctagtttaaaaaatgtgttcggtgacccagccaaccaaccaagatggctgccatggctaaaaatagaacataggggtaaaatgcagtttttggcttataactcaaaatccaaagcatttagagcaaatctgacatggggtaaaattgtttatcaggtcaacacctatctaccctgaaatttttagatgaatcggacaacctgttgttgggttgcggcccttgaactggtaattttaaggaaattttgcagattttggttattatcttgaatattattatagataaagataaactgtaaacagcaataatgttcagcaaaataagatctacaaataagtcaacatgatcaaaattgtcaattgaccccttgaggagttattgccctttatagtcgattgttaacaattttcataaattttagtaaatttttgtaaatttttaggaaataattttcactgtaattactgggccaagttcattatagatagagataattgtagcaacaagaatgttcagtaaagaaagatctacaaacacatcaccatcaccaaaacacaattttgtcatgaatttatctgtgtccattgttaatatgcacatagaccaaggtgaacgagcattgagagcctctagtttttaaaatAACCATGATAACGAAATATACATTTTCATGGAGAAAAATATCCTTtatgattcttctatatactcttgtttatatttacttacttaaatgtaaaagtgcaacaacactATCTAACCACTTTATTTAGATATAGCATCGTAAATATCCTGttttatattaaggacaaaacaagcaatgattattttttttattaaggaaaacatgaattattaaaaattgtatttattcTCCCCGCGCTTTTTTTCTTCCCagggcgctttttagtaggaccgcaAAAATTAGTATAAAAGTCTTTGGATAATTATACCTTAACTTAATGCTTTGTTAATTGGCAATTACCTGGAACctgtataaatttataaaaaaaaaaaatgagataggaaattgggaatatgtcaaagagcaAAAAATAacacaaggccaccaatgggtcttcaacactgaCAACACAGAGAAAATCCCGCATACAAAGGCAGGATTTAAACAGCCtgaccccttaacaaaaatgtttacaagttcaggaaaatgaaaaattgaaatgaaccaaaatttaaataaatatatacaaaactaacaaacatgacaaaggccagaggcctCTGACTTGGGAGTTCGGTGTTCAATAATGCATTACCATAGAAGataattcatttgctaatctgactgacaatgacaaagttatatatacttaacccatcaacaccaacacaagggaataaactaggatcctttattaaaaagtcaatggaactgaagacaggggaccctttaatatttacctgaatttcaatttgtatatatatattgagttacttagttattgtcttcattagtttttgttgttgttatatgtcacaaactgtaaagtttatatgacaataaaactttgaattgaattgatttgAATTTAATAATGATGAAACATGTGTTGTTAGATCTTAACCCTCCTCTATACCTCAAACCAGTGTATGGAATAAACATGTGTTGTTAGATGttaaccctcccctatacctcaaACCAGTGTATGGAATAAACATGTGTTGTTAGATCTTAACCCTCCCTATACCTCAAACCAGTGTATGGAATAAACATGTGTTGttagatcttaaccctcccctatacctcaaACCAGTGTATGGAATAAACATGTGTTGttagatcttaaccctcccctatacctcaaACCAGTGTATGGAATAAACATGTGTTGttagatcttaaccctcccctatacctcaaACCAGTGTATGGAATAAACATGTGTTGTTAGATCTTAACCCTCCCTATACCTCAAACCAGTGTATGGAATAAACATGTGTTGTTAGATCTTAACCCTCCTCTATACCTCAAACCAGTGTATGGAATAAACATGTATTGttagatcttaaccctcccctatacctcaaACCAGTGTATGGAATAAACATGTGTTGTTAGATCTTAACCCTCCTCTATACCTCAAACCAGTGTATGGAATAAACATGTATTGttagatcttaaccctcccctatacctcaaACCAGTGTATGGAATAAACATGTGTTGTTAGATCTTAAACCTCCTCTATACCTCAAACCAGTGTATGGAATAAACATGTATTGttagatcttaaccctcccctatacctcaaACCAGTGTATGGAATAAACGTGTTGTTAGATCTTAACCCTCCTCTATACCTCAAACCAGTGTATGGAATAAACATGTATTGttagatcttaaccctcccctatacctcaaACCAGTGTATGGAATAAACATGTGTTGTTAGATCTTAACCCTCCTCTATACCTCAAACCAGTGTAtggaataaacaaaacaacatcaaTATGCACAGTAAATCTCAGTTTAAAGAAGTTGAAGTTGGATGTCAGAATatgtaacagaaaaaaatagGCAAAATGAGGAATCAGGATGATCGATACATAAagtaacaaaggactactagcattTACTAACATGACAGCTTAACTATATTGAGAAAATGAAAGCAATCTTTACCCTACACtgcttacatgtacattttgtactatGATAACTTAATGTTATGAACAGttttacatacatgacatatcaGATGTATTGGAAAAtgctgtaaaccaactaattttctaAGGCCATTTATTTTAACAACTtacatgattaaaaaatataactGGGATTCAAATCGACAGGAAAACGTAAAATTTGGATCTTACatactaaaaaaatgaaaattttcagctTTTCCTTCTGTTTCATATATGAAAAACAAGACCTAAGTTTGCTCCCTGACTCTGTAATGAATGGTATGCTATTTCTCTTTGCAGATGTGATCATCATGGGGTACAAAGATGCTGTAAAATTGTGCTGGTAAAAATTAAACAGGATACCTCTGTAAGAATGGCACTGAATCGATTATGTATTCCTTGGTCTAAGGTGCCTCGATGTTCGGCGATATATAACTGTTTACTTACAAATCAAACTTGTCTGCAATATCAAACATGTGAAAAATCAGGTTACAGATTTTTAACAAAATCATCTAAAGTATTCTCTAATACTAATTCAGAGAatgttgttgaaaataaaattgctGATAACTCAAGTGTTTTAGGACGTCAGTTACTTCATCCAACTGGAATGACAGAAATTCTAGCATGTGAAAGCAGTAAAGCTCTTCTATCACTTGCTTCAAGAAAAACACAAGATTGGAATTTCAATCCCACTGACCTTGTTCCTATTTTCAGTCACCTTGAAGATATTGTTTATGAAAAAGAATTAACTCACCTGTCTTGGCTATATGGAGAAAGGAAAATTGCATTTCAACAACTTGTTTATAATAAGAGATTACAGACTGATGTAAATACTCCACTGCAGGGACCAGAGTTCACACAACTATTACATTCTCTCTCAACAAGTATAGATGACTTAGAAACAGAACATTTAACAGAAATTTTATCTGCAGTTGCTCATCTTGGAGTGCCTTTGTCAAATGTTACATGTGTTGACATTCTTAACCAAATTTTAGACAAGTCTGCATCATTTTGTTGGTCAGATTTCAGACATATTGTTCCCTTAGCAATGGAAGGTGCTTTAGGAAATAGAGAAATCATATTTAACATGCTTATTTATCCAAAATTTCATGAACTGATAAAAAATAGTGGTTTAGAAGGACAGAGTCGAGATATGCTTCTTTCTTTTCATCCTTTACTCCTTCGAGCTGCAGACAGGTATCCAGTAgatattataatcaaatgcatgagAAAAATTGCATCTTTAACTTCAGAGGAAGTTTTCAATGATCATGAGGTAGCTGTAGATATGTTTGATTTGATGGTTAATTTTGCAAAGGATGATGGTCATAAGAGTCTTCATTCCTCTGATGTGATGTTTCAGCTTTTTATCAAGATCTGTTTGAGGTCTGCTGAAACAATTGTAGAAAATATTGATGACGTAGAACCATATAACTACAGAACAATCAGAAAAGGCGTTTGGATTATCAATCAGTGCATTTTCTTTTACCCAAAACAGTTAACTGACATATTTAATTTACTTGAAAGCGCATTAACCAAAAAATGTACTGAATTacttgataaagaaaatttaactTCAGCAGAAGTCAGCTATGCAATTCCTCATGTTCAGAATTTAAGAGAATCTGTACATGGTGAGAAAATAGAACAGACTTTAAGGAAATGTTTGAAAGATGCTGATGGTTATATTATTAGCCATTTGGCGTATAATATTCATAGAGAAAATGTCAGCATGGATTTCATTTACGACCTAAACAATATTTGTTTAGAAAGGTTAActgaaaaatatgacaaaaaaattgtACGGTATTTAGGTTTCAGTACGAGGAATGATATAGAACCAATCAGAAATCAACTTGTATCCAAACTACTGCACATGTTCAAACACAAAACTTACAGTACCACAATGACTTGTCGACTCGGGGCTTCACTTATACTGCTTTCACCAGAGATAGACCCTCCTAAGTTTGTAATCAATGACCTTATACAAGCTATTCCAAGGGCAGAGGTCAAGGACATATTTTTCATAGcagtatgtttcagaaaaatgTTTAGACAACGAAAAAAGGAGTTTTATCGATATTATGGAGATTTAATgatggcaataaataaatctgttTCAGCCAAAATCCACCAAGATCGACAACTTGATACATTAACCCGACATATAAACATGATGATCTCTTGTGACATACCTTTGTTGAGAATGGACAATGAAGCCATTATACAATTCTCTAGAATGCTTCCTGATGTGGCCAGAAACATGACCATGCTTGAGTTTGGACATCTTCTACGGAGGATTTCAGTAACGGCCTACTATAATGAGGAGCTACTTCATATACTAGAAAACTATGTTATTAAGAACAAAGACAACATATTGATAAAACACTTGATCTATGTTCTTGGTTATATGGAGGAAACAGGATATGAAATCAAAGAGCACAATTTTGAATCTGTATGTTTGGAAATTCTGGACCGGAGTTTTGATGAATTATCTCAATATGAACAGATTGATATAGTCTTAGACCTGTGTACACTACAAATATACCCAGAGAAATACATTCATCATATATTCTCTTTGGAATTCTTTAAGCGGTTAGGCGATTTTATTAAtggtatgtacaatgtatatattaagAGATATTGGATACATGTTAGTTGGAAAGCCACCAACAACCAATTATATTTAGAGGTTACTGCTAGTGGTCTCTAACAGTAAGATTGAAGTGACCAGTCAACTTCAAATGGcctaaaaagtaaaaagtaataaacaatttGCTTTTTTAgctataaattttataaatgttaacGCTGTCTTTATGGAAAGTGGCACTATGATATTGTCAATAAATAGGaatattatgttatattataTAGGACAAGGATATTTTGTAAGTCATGACACTATAGACACTATACAAGATTCCATTTTTCAATTCTGTAATTTGATCTTGAAATAGTTTGATCCTATGTTACGAGAATCAAACAATCTtatattcaacaacaaaaaatacaagaagatttggtatgattagcaatgagacaattctccaccagaaaccaaatggCATATATCTTAAAACTACCAGTAAGTCAGGTGACATACAATATTTTAATCGATAAATTGCCAACAGTTAAACACTTAGCATTCAATCCAGATAATTGTTCAATGGGAGAATTTATTTTCAAGAACTAAATGTTTATTTATCTTATCTGAAATAATCCCCAATTGTACTTGTATTTCAGGTCTAAAAGATGAGCAAGAAGTGTTAAGGATAAGGTTAGCCTTGGCCAATCTAAACAGAACAGTGGTTATTGATTGTCCACAGTTTAATATTCCCTGGATCATGAAAAAGTTTCCACCAGGTAAGACAGAGTTAGGAAGATTCTACCATTGCATCAATtgtgatatgatatatatatatattggaagatgtggtacATGTGGTATAAGTGTCTTCACTTGTCAGAGAcagctaaattttcaaatttctaacGAGAAACTCTCCAAAGGTTTtcagtattttaaaaattttaactgTCAAGATTTGGTAGTGAAATCTGTTCTTCTAATGATTTTAAGACAATATGTTGACAAACTTaacttttctttttcaatttgttttcaattgCCTGCAAAATGTTGTGGTCTTACTATGAACCGTCATCACGTATAGTCACCTTTTTTTGGTGAATTCATTAAAGATAtttagaggaaagcaagaaaattaaATGTCATGATTGAATCAAATCAATGAACCATAAAAGTTACCATATCATACCTTCTTCTTTTTGGTACATGTACATAGAAATTATTTTCTTGAATTCATAAACCTGATAAAACCTTATGAACAcaatttgaatttgtttaaagGATAGCAAATTAAGTAAGAGAATAGAGACAAATCGGTTATTAGTTATGTTAGGCAGGCAATTTTGTCTGTTGCTGGAAGAAAGATTTTTGATCACATGCCTACATGTTTCAAATAGGTGGCTTCAAGTTTTATCTTTCTCAAATTCATTCTATACTATAGAATTTGTCTGGAACTACTTATAATTTTCTGTAATATTTATATACTAGTTAACACTTTTTAGTAGATGTATTTATAGTATTTGCATTTCTCTCTCTCTAGAATTTAAAGTTGAAAGTACAAAGACATTTAGACGAAGAAGATTTGAAGATTTAGAA
Proteins encoded:
- the LOC143059479 gene encoding FAST kinase domain-containing protein 1, mitochondrial-like produces the protein MALNRLCIPWSKVPRCSAIYNCLLTNQTCLQYQTCEKSGYRFLTKSSKVFSNTNSENVVENKIADNSSVLGRQLLHPTGMTEILACESSKALLSLASRKTQDWNFNPTDLVPIFSHLEDIVYEKELTHLSWLYGERKIAFQQLVYNKRLQTDVNTPLQGPEFTQLLHSLSTSIDDLETEHLTEILSAVAHLGVPLSNVTCVDILNQILDKSASFCWSDFRHIVPLAMEGALGNREIIFNMLIYPKFHELIKNSGLEGQSRDMLLSFHPLLLRAADRYPVDIIIKCMRKIASLTSEEVFNDHEVAVDMFDLMVNFAKDDGHKSLHSSDVMFQLFIKICLRSAETIVENIDDVEPYNYRTIRKGVWIINQCIFFYPKQLTDIFNLLESALTKKCTELLDKENLTSAEVSYAIPHVQNLRESVHGEKIEQTLRKCLKDADGYIISHLAYNIHRENVSMDFIYDLNNICLERLTEKYDKKIVRYLGFSTRNDIEPIRNQLVSKLLHMFKHKTYSTTMTCRLGASLILLSPEIDPPKFVINDLIQAIPRAEVKDIFFIAVCFRKMFRQRKKEFYRYYGDLMMAINKSVSAKIHQDRQLDTLTRHINMMISCDIPLLRMDNEAIIQFSRMLPDVARNMTMLEFGHLLRRISVTAYYNEELLHILENYVIKNKDNILIKHLIYVLGYMEETGYEIKEHNFESVCLEILDRSFDELSQYEQIDIVLDLCTLQIYPEKYIHHIFSLEFFKRLGDFINGLKDEQEVLRIRLALANLNRTVVIDCPQFNIPWIMKKFPPEFKVESTKTFRRRRFEDLESVIHSVLGSEVFYNRADFLPYNYIGDFVFYLDKDRKPVEYRKGKYSRDPSIQRVVVLYMDQRHFCLNSRRLVGSFKAKIRHIQMSGSHVVEIPVFEWNSMALSSKESKEKYLRTKMLSF